From the genome of Gilliamella sp. wkB7, one region includes:
- a CDS encoding LysR family transcriptional regulator yields the protein MTKINSLNMLQYIDVLLKHGNYTKAAKNLYISQSYLTQTIKKVENQIGIEIINRQTIPLQLTEAGKIYHQYLVSLVDKQEQFKRKIKKYTDTNYTVIQIGVLPSLGTYLLPLFLPAFMQKYPNVKIELHEYTPTSLEEKTENNMLDFFIGQNPETISQNLISHACGKHCYYALIPQSSKIYQENPKIVECNDDVIKKLLQEKLILTAHGSAIRHQIEYLIQKYKIEPQIILESSNIFTLVELAKKGIGITFIPESVNICSKKNDQAYNLLPLPLELISLNYFIAYSANKTLNSAEKGLVDIFISSLNREAMSFN from the coding sequence ATGACTAAAATAAATTCATTAAATATGCTGCAATACATTGATGTTTTACTTAAACATGGTAATTACACCAAAGCTGCAAAAAATCTTTATATTTCTCAATCATATTTAACGCAAACAATAAAAAAAGTAGAAAACCAAATTGGTATTGAAATCATTAATCGTCAAACGATTCCTTTACAATTAACAGAAGCAGGTAAAATTTATCATCAATATCTAGTTTCACTGGTGGACAAACAAGAACAATTTAAACGAAAAATCAAAAAGTACACGGATACAAATTACACAGTAATTCAAATAGGTGTATTACCTAGTTTAGGTACATATTTACTGCCACTATTTTTGCCTGCATTTATGCAAAAATATCCAAATGTAAAAATTGAATTACATGAATATACGCCAACAAGTCTTGAAGAAAAAACAGAAAATAATATGTTGGATTTTTTTATTGGACAAAACCCCGAAACAATATCACAAAACTTAATTAGCCATGCTTGTGGCAAACATTGCTATTATGCGCTAATCCCGCAAAGCTCAAAAATTTATCAAGAAAATCCTAAAATAGTTGAATGTAATGATGATGTTATAAAAAAGTTACTACAAGAAAAACTTATTTTAACAGCGCATGGCTCAGCGATTCGTCATCAGATTGAATATCTAATTCAAAAATATAAAATCGAACCCCAAATAATTCTTGAAAGTAGTAATATTTTTACACTTGTTGAGTTAGCCAAAAAAGGGATTGGCATCACTTTTATTCCAGAAAGTGTCAATATTTGTAGTAAAAAAAATGATCAAGCTTATAATTTATTACCATTGCCATTAGAACTGATTTCGCTTAATTATTTTATTGCATACTCTGCAAATAAAACTTTAAATTCAGCGGAAAAGGGACTTGTTGATATTTTTATATCATCCCTTAATCGTGAAGCGATGTCATTTAACTAA
- a CDS encoding 3-deoxy-7-phosphoheptulonate synthase yields MLKDTLNNVRIRDEHMLITPDEIKQLYPLSPELENQIASSRKTVVDILERKDPRLLIVCGPCSIHDPQAAIEYAHKLKKLSDEVSNDLFIVMRVYFEKPRTTVGWKGMINDPHMDSSFDIEHGLKKARKLLLDITKIGLPIATEALDPNTPQYIADLISWSAIGARTTESQTHREMASGLSMPVGFKNGTDGNLDVAINAMKSASMPHRFVGINQQGQVTVLQTVGNSHGHVILRGGKAPNYDAENVALCEIQMKKAGLLPNLMIDCSHANSNKDYRNQPIVADSIIEQIKHGNNSIIGVMIESNLVEGNQSSEQPKENFKYGVSVTDACINWNETETLLRKMASTLSQPLVARQTQDASV; encoded by the coding sequence ATGTTAAAAGATACTTTGAATAATGTTCGAATTAGAGATGAGCATATGTTAATCACCCCTGATGAAATAAAACAACTTTATCCACTTTCTCCAGAATTAGAAAACCAAATTGCCTCATCACGCAAAACTGTAGTTGATATTTTAGAAAGAAAAGATCCGCGATTACTTATTGTCTGTGGCCCATGTTCTATCCATGATCCTCAAGCAGCCATTGAATATGCACATAAACTAAAAAAATTATCTGACGAAGTCAGTAATGATTTATTTATTGTTATGCGTGTTTACTTTGAAAAACCTAGAACAACTGTTGGTTGGAAAGGTATGATAAATGATCCACATATGGATAGTTCATTTGATATTGAGCATGGACTCAAAAAAGCCCGTAAATTATTACTTGATATCACTAAAATTGGTTTACCTATCGCTACCGAAGCATTGGATCCAAACACACCACAATACATTGCCGATTTAATTAGCTGGTCTGCCATAGGTGCAAGAACCACAGAATCACAAACCCATCGTGAAATGGCATCAGGTTTATCCATGCCAGTTGGTTTTAAAAATGGTACCGATGGCAATTTAGATGTCGCAATTAATGCCATGAAGTCAGCTTCTATGCCTCACCGCTTTGTAGGTATCAACCAACAAGGACAAGTGACGGTTTTACAAACTGTCGGTAATTCGCATGGACATGTGATCTTACGTGGGGGTAAAGCTCCAAATTATGATGCTGAAAATGTCGCACTATGTGAAATACAGATGAAAAAAGCAGGGTTGTTACCAAATTTAATGATCGACTGTAGTCATGCCAATTCTAATAAGGATTATCGTAACCAACCAATTGTTGCCGATTCAATTATTGAGCAAATCAAACATGGCAATAACTCAATTATTGGAGTGATGATTGAAAGTAATTTGGTTGAAGGTAATCAATCTTCTGAGCAACCAAAAGAAAACTTTAAATATGGAGTATCCGTGACCGATGCTTGTATCAACTGGAATGAAACAGAAACATTACTTCGAAAAATGGCAAGTACGTTATCACAACCACTTGTAGCAAGACAAACACAAGATGCTAGTGTTTAA
- the purL gene encoding phosphoribosylformylglycinamidine synthase, translating into MKILAGSSALSAFRISKILSVCHEKSIPVISLEAQFVHFIDSINEFTVEQQLTLDKLLQYGPKSVHIDKDCNTKKQLFLVTPRAGTISPWSSKATDIAHNCGLTQIHRIERGIAYYVVTSSPLTQSQQDKFAELIHDRMMETVLTSFDQAVQLFKADKPAPATVVDLLGQGRQALEEANIKLGLALASDEIEYLVENFQKLNRNPTDIELYMFAQANSEHCRHKIFNADWIIDGVKQPKSLFKMIKNTFENTPDYVSSAYKDNAAVMDGSKVGRFFADYGNRIYGYHQEYADILMKVETHNHPTAISPWPGAATGSGGEIRDEGATGKGAKPKAGLVGFSVSNLRIPNFEQPWEQDFGKPDRIVSAFDIMMDGPLGGAAFNNEFGRPALLGYFRTYEEKVNSFNGEEVRGYHKPIMLAGGLGNIRREHIQKGEFPIGSKLIVLGGPAMNIGLGGGAASSMTSGQSHADLDFASVQRDNAEMERRCQEVIDRCWQLGDENPILFIHDVGAGGLSNAMPELVSDGGCGGQFELRKILSDEPGMSPLEIWCNESQERYVLAIHPESLELFDELCQRERAPYAVIGEATVNKSVVLHDEYFNNNPIDLPLDVLLGKPPKMLREVKSQQAHGDNFSTDDINLYDAVKRVLHLPTIAEKTFLITIGDRSVTGMVARDQMVGPWQVPVADCAVTTASLDSYYGEAMSIGERAPVALLNFAASARLAVGEAITNIAATNIGDIKRIKLSANWMAAAGHPGEDAGLYQAVKAIGEELCPALGLAIPVGKDSMSMKTTWQQDGEQKTVISPLSLVISAFARVEDVRKTVTPQLCTDEDNLLLLIDLSKGHQALGATALAQVYRHLGQITADVHDANELAAFYQAIQTLIAENMLIAYHDRSDGGLLVTLAEMAFAGHCGIDVDIHTLGSDVIASLFNEELGAVIQIHSRDLDKVIACFKRFGLSHAIHTLGKAEAGQQFIIRNNAAVVYSESRLMLRTWWAETTWQMQRLRDNPVCADQEHQAKQNEDDPGLNVRLTFDPTQDIAAPYIAKGVKPKVAILREQGVNSHVEMAAAFDRAGFESIDVHMTDLLSGQVTLDQFNTLVACGGFSYGDVLGAGEGWAKSILFNEQVRHEFEQFFHRNDTLSLGVCNGCQMMSNLKELIPGADLWPRFVRNLSERFEGRFSLVQIQSSPSLLFTDMAGSHMPIAVSHGEGRVEVRDDVHLSNLEASGLITVRYINHFGDVTQQYPANPNGSPNGITAVTSNDGRATIMMPHPERVFRTVTNSWHPDNWGEDSPWMRIFRNARKQLG; encoded by the coding sequence ATGAAAATTTTAGCTGGTTCTTCTGCTTTATCCGCATTTCGTATTAGTAAAATCCTATCTGTTTGTCATGAAAAATCCATTCCTGTTATTAGCCTTGAAGCACAATTTGTCCATTTTATTGATTCAATTAATGAGTTCACAGTTGAGCAACAATTAACACTTGATAAGTTATTACAATATGGTCCCAAATCTGTTCACATAGATAAAGATTGTAATACCAAAAAACAACTTTTTTTAGTCACCCCTCGTGCCGGTACGATTTCCCCATGGTCATCAAAAGCAACTGATATTGCTCACAATTGTGGGTTAACTCAAATTCATCGTATTGAGCGGGGTATTGCTTATTATGTTGTAACAAGTTCGCCTTTGACGCAGTCTCAGCAAGATAAATTTGCCGAGTTGATTCATGATCGTATGATGGAAACCGTATTAACCAGTTTTGATCAAGCTGTACAATTATTTAAAGCCGATAAACCAGCACCAGCAACTGTTGTGGATTTATTAGGTCAAGGGCGTCAAGCATTAGAAGAGGCTAATATCAAGTTAGGTTTAGCGTTAGCATCTGATGAAATTGAGTATTTAGTTGAAAATTTTCAAAAATTAAATCGTAATCCGACAGATATTGAGCTGTATATGTTTGCTCAAGCAAACTCAGAGCATTGTCGACATAAAATTTTTAATGCAGATTGGATTATTGATGGTGTTAAGCAACCTAAATCTTTGTTTAAAATGATCAAAAACACTTTTGAAAATACACCTGATTATGTGTCATCTGCCTATAAAGATAATGCTGCGGTTATGGATGGTTCTAAAGTAGGCAGATTTTTTGCAGATTATGGTAATCGTATTTACGGTTATCATCAGGAATATGCTGATATTTTAATGAAAGTTGAGACGCATAATCACCCAACAGCAATATCACCTTGGCCGGGCGCAGCAACGGGTAGTGGTGGGGAGATTCGTGACGAAGGTGCAACAGGAAAAGGCGCCAAACCAAAAGCTGGATTAGTTGGTTTTTCTGTTTCAAATTTACGAATTCCGAATTTTGAACAACCATGGGAACAAGATTTTGGTAAACCCGACAGAATTGTAAGTGCTTTTGACATTATGATGGATGGTCCTTTAGGTGGTGCCGCATTTAATAATGAGTTTGGACGTCCCGCGTTATTAGGCTATTTTCGTACTTATGAGGAAAAAGTAAATAGCTTTAATGGTGAAGAAGTTAGAGGTTATCATAAACCTATTATGCTAGCTGGTGGTTTGGGAAATATTCGTCGTGAACATATCCAAAAAGGGGAATTCCCTATCGGCTCAAAATTAATTGTTCTTGGTGGACCTGCCATGAATATCGGTTTAGGAGGAGGGGCGGCCTCTTCAATGACATCAGGGCAATCTCATGCTGATCTTGATTTTGCATCAGTTCAACGTGATAACGCTGAAATGGAACGTCGTTGCCAAGAAGTAATCGATCGTTGCTGGCAACTTGGTGATGAAAACCCTATTTTGTTTATCCATGATGTTGGTGCTGGTGGCCTATCTAATGCTATGCCGGAACTAGTTAGTGATGGTGGCTGTGGTGGTCAGTTTGAACTGCGCAAAATATTAAGTGATGAGCCAGGCATGTCACCGTTAGAAATTTGGTGTAATGAATCACAAGAGCGCTATGTATTGGCAATACATCCAGAAAGTCTTGAATTGTTTGATGAACTTTGCCAACGTGAGCGTGCTCCTTATGCAGTAATTGGTGAAGCAACAGTTAATAAATCAGTGGTTTTACATGATGAATATTTTAATAATAATCCGATAGATTTACCGTTAGATGTTTTATTAGGTAAACCCCCAAAAATGCTACGTGAAGTTAAATCTCAACAAGCTCATGGTGATAACTTTTCAACAGATGATATTAATTTATATGATGCTGTTAAACGCGTTTTACATTTGCCAACTATTGCTGAAAAGACTTTTTTAATTACCATTGGTGACCGATCAGTAACAGGAATGGTCGCACGCGATCAAATGGTTGGACCTTGGCAAGTGCCTGTAGCTGATTGTGCGGTGACTACAGCTAGCTTAGACAGTTATTATGGCGAAGCTATGTCTATTGGTGAACGTGCTCCTGTTGCTCTGCTTAATTTTGCTGCATCAGCAAGATTGGCTGTTGGTGAAGCAATTACCAATATCGCAGCGACTAACATTGGCGATATCAAACGGATTAAGCTTTCGGCTAACTGGATGGCTGCTGCGGGTCATCCAGGTGAAGATGCCGGTTTGTATCAAGCAGTTAAAGCTATTGGTGAAGAGCTATGTCCTGCTTTAGGGTTGGCAATTCCTGTTGGTAAGGATTCAATGTCAATGAAAACAACATGGCAACAAGATGGTGAACAAAAAACAGTTATTTCACCGTTATCTTTAGTGATTTCTGCATTTGCTCGAGTTGAAGATGTTCGTAAAACTGTCACACCACAATTATGTACAGATGAAGATAATTTATTATTGCTTATTGATTTATCTAAAGGTCATCAAGCATTAGGAGCAACAGCATTAGCTCAAGTTTATCGTCATTTAGGGCAAATAACAGCTGATGTTCATGATGCTAATGAATTAGCGGCTTTTTATCAAGCTATTCAAACATTAATCGCTGAAAATATGCTGATTGCTTATCATGATCGTTCGGATGGTGGTTTATTGGTTACCTTAGCGGAAATGGCATTTGCCGGGCATTGTGGTATTGATGTTGATATTCATACGCTAGGTAGTGATGTGATTGCTTCACTATTTAATGAGGAACTGGGTGCCGTTATTCAAATTCATAGTAGGGATTTAGATAAGGTTATAGCATGCTTTAAGCGCTTTGGGCTTTCTCATGCGATTCATACGTTAGGTAAAGCTGAAGCAGGGCAGCAATTCATTATACGTAATAATGCTGCTGTAGTTTATAGTGAATCTCGTTTAATGTTAAGAACGTGGTGGGCTGAAACCACATGGCAAATGCAGCGTTTACGCGACAATCCAGTGTGTGCCGATCAAGAACATCAGGCTAAACAAAATGAGGACGATCCGGGCTTGAATGTGCGACTTACGTTTGATCCAACGCAAGACATTGCCGCACCTTATATTGCAAAAGGAGTGAAACCGAAAGTTGCAATATTACGTGAACAAGGTGTTAACTCTCATGTTGAAATGGCGGCTGCATTTGATCGAGCTGGTTTTGAATCAATTGATGTCCATATGACTGATTTATTATCAGGTCAGGTGACATTGGATCAATTTAATACTCTTGTTGCTTGTGGTGGTTTCTCATATGGTGATGTTTTAGGAGCAGGAGAAGGCTGGGCTAAATCAATTTTATTTAATGAACAAGTTAGACATGAATTTGAACAATTCTTTCATCGCAATGATACTTTATCACTCGGTGTCTGTAATGGTTGTCAGATGATGTCGAATTTGAAAGAGCTAATTCCTGGTGCTGATTTGTGGCCTCGTTTTGTGCGTAATTTATCAGAACGATTTGAAGGACGTTTTAGTTTAGTTCAAATTCAATCTAGTCCTTCATTACTGTTTACTGATATGGCGGGTTCACATATGCCAATTGCGGTATCACATGGAGAAGGGCGAGTTGAAGTTCGTGATGATGTTCATTTATCTAATTTAGAAGCATCAGGATTAATTACTGTTCGTTACATTAACCATTTCGGCGATGTAACGCAGCAGTATCCTGCTAATCCAAATGGCTCACCAAATGGTATTACGGCGGTAACTTCAAATGATGGTCGTGCAACTATTATGATGCCTCACCCAGAACGAGTATTTAGAACCGTAACTAATTCATGGCATCCTGATAATTGGGGAGAAGATAGTCCATGGATGCGAATATTTCGTAATGCACGTAAACAGTTAGGGTAA
- a CDS encoding FAD:protein FMN transferase encodes MHQQRRYIHIMGTIIEIWLLDDNAEVLLNEAERRLIDYERRFSANNPKSELMKINHNAGVKFVSVSADLFALIRIGKIQSTIDNSFLNIAIGPLIQTWRVGFYDARYPSDIEIQQKLKLINPNNIVLDESNNSVFLAQPGMAIDLGALAKGFFADKIIEFFKQQNAKAAFINLGGNVLTFGDCPFHDDGYWRVGIQNPFQPRGNVITALKIKNQSVVTSGIYERTFNYNGKTYHHIFNSQTGYPVETDLASISIVSKKSLDGEILTTQLYGASARYAISAINKIPNIEGMIVTVNHKFACSDGLLTQ; translated from the coding sequence ATGCATCAACAAAGACGATATATTCATATAATGGGGACTATAATTGAAATATGGTTGTTGGACGATAATGCAGAAGTGTTATTAAATGAAGCTGAAAGGCGGTTGATAGATTATGAGCGTCGTTTTAGTGCCAATAATCCTAAATCAGAATTAATGAAGATAAATCATAATGCTGGTGTTAAATTCGTGTCAGTGTCAGCAGACCTTTTTGCATTAATTAGGATTGGTAAAATCCAAAGTACTATTGATAATAGTTTTTTAAATATTGCAATAGGGCCTTTAATTCAAACTTGGCGAGTTGGTTTTTATGATGCTAGATATCCTTCTGATATAGAAATACAACAAAAATTAAAGCTTATTAATCCTAATAACATTGTTTTAGATGAATCTAATAATTCAGTCTTTCTTGCTCAACCGGGAATGGCTATTGATTTAGGTGCATTAGCTAAAGGTTTTTTTGCTGATAAAATTATTGAGTTTTTTAAACAACAAAATGCCAAAGCAGCATTTATTAATTTAGGCGGAAATGTTCTAACTTTTGGTGATTGTCCTTTTCATGATGATGGATACTGGCGAGTTGGTATTCAGAATCCTTTTCAACCGAGAGGAAATGTTATCACTGCGCTAAAAATTAAAAATCAGTCAGTGGTAACATCAGGTATCTATGAACGAACATTTAATTATAATGGCAAAACCTATCATCATATTTTTAATAGCCAAACCGGGTACCCCGTAGAAACAGATCTAGCCAGTATCAGTATTGTGTCAAAAAAATCGCTAGACGGTGAAATTTTGACTACTCAGCTTTATGGTGCAAGTGCTCGGTATGCTATATCAGCTATAAATAAAATACCTAACATTGAAGGAATGATTGTTACAGTTAATCATAAGTTTGCTTGCTCAGATGGTTTGCTTACTCAATAA
- a CDS encoding NADPH-dependent FMN reductase gives MKFIGIVGTNSDRSTNRKLLHFMKAHFADKAEIEVCEIKSLPAFNEPKDKTPPSTVKELSDKIENADGVIIATPEYDHSITAALKSAIEWLSYTTRPLINKCVMIVGASHGSLGSSRAQAHLRQILDAPELKARIMPSSEFLLGHSLQAFDENGDLIYHDKVKELDECFDEFILFVTLTNELLKKAKFNTEQNKKFSWKQAAEEGAL, from the coding sequence GTGAAATTTATTGGCATAGTTGGCACAAATTCGGATCGTTCAACTAATAGAAAATTACTCCATTTTATGAAAGCGCATTTTGCAGACAAAGCAGAAATTGAAGTCTGTGAAATTAAGTCGTTGCCCGCATTTAATGAACCTAAAGATAAAACGCCACCTTCAACAGTAAAAGAGTTATCAGATAAAATTGAAAATGCTGATGGGGTAATTATTGCCACACCAGAATATGATCATTCAATTACTGCAGCTTTAAAAAGTGCTATTGAGTGGTTGTCTTACACAACTCGTCCACTCATTAATAAATGTGTAATGATTGTGGGGGCTTCTCATGGCTCGTTAGGTTCTTCAAGAGCACAGGCGCATTTACGGCAAATTTTAGATGCACCAGAGTTAAAAGCACGAATTATGCCAAGTTCAGAATTTCTTTTAGGGCATTCTCTCCAAGCTTTTGATGAAAATGGTGATCTTATCTACCACGATAAAGTTAAAGAATTAGATGAATGTTTCGATGAGTTCATTTTGTTTGTTACTCTTACTAATGAATTACTCAAGAAAGCAAAATTTAATACGGAACAAAATAAGAAATTTAGTTGGAAACAAGCAGCTGAAGAAGGAGCACTATAA
- a CDS encoding flavocytochrome c, which translates to MKLIGIVGTNAQESYNRILLQYMQKHFANKAEIEILELIDVPMFNETDDQSNNPVIQNFNNKIIQADGVIIATPEHNHSIPSALKSIIEWLSFNLHPFDGKPVMIVGASYDVQGSSRAQLHLRQILDAPGVNATVMPGYEFLLGRAHEAFDEKGDLKSERTIDFLDSCFFRFIRFTQVVSLLNVPEEISFEPGRYFVTAPGHNGDLPMVVVLSNDRIESIDIDTEGESEGIADVVFKRIPSQILEGQTLNVDILSGASVTSNGVIDGVAKAIKMAGANPDVLRKRPKAPSAIDNSDVQYETDVVVVGAGGAGLSAAASVLQEGKKVIVVEKFPAVGGNTVRTGGPMNAANPKWQNTFAAIAGESHTLQEIATMDESTIDSEYLDDFKILRQQINDYLAENKDKTGYLFDSALLHRIQTYLGGKRTDQLGNVIYGQYDLVKILTDEALDSVKWLEDIGVEFDKHDVTMPVGALWRRGHKPLKSEGYAYVSALQKYVEEHGGIIITDTAVKELIVENGQVAGVIGSGLNGKKVTVKADAVILASGGFGANTKMLKEYNTYWTEIDDDIKTSNSPAITGDGIVLGQSVGADLVGMGFSQMMPVSDPETGALFSGLQVPPQNFIMVNKQGRRFVNEYGSRDKLTQAAIDNGGLFYLIADEAIKKTAYNTSQEKIDKQIAAGTLFCANTLEELAQKLGMDANVFKQTITNYNSYVDAGNDPEFGKDVFDLKVQIPPFYATPRKPAVHHTMGGLRIDTQTHVLDKSGQKIKGLYAAGEVAGGIHAGNRLGGNSLTDIFTFGRIAGKTALKDINLRMESNNGKSEKLC; encoded by the coding sequence ATGAAATTAATTGGAATTGTTGGAACAAATGCTCAGGAATCTTATAACCGTATATTATTACAATATATGCAAAAACATTTTGCTAATAAAGCCGAAATTGAAATATTAGAATTGATTGATGTGCCAATGTTTAATGAAACAGATGATCAATCTAATAATCCGGTTATTCAGAATTTTAATAATAAAATTATACAAGCAGATGGTGTAATTATTGCTACTCCAGAACATAATCATTCTATTCCATCAGCACTAAAAAGTATTATTGAATGGCTTTCATTTAATTTACATCCATTTGATGGCAAACCAGTGATGATTGTAGGTGCTTCTTATGATGTGCAAGGTTCGTCAAGAGCACAATTACATCTAAGACAAATACTTGATGCGCCAGGTGTAAATGCCACTGTTATGCCAGGCTATGAATTCTTGCTTGGACGAGCACATGAAGCATTTGATGAAAAAGGTGATCTCAAATCAGAACGCACTATTGATTTCTTAGATAGTTGTTTTTTCCGTTTTATTCGCTTTACCCAAGTTGTTAGTTTACTTAATGTTCCAGAGGAAATCTCTTTTGAACCTGGAAGATATTTCGTTACAGCACCAGGTCATAACGGTGATTTACCAATGGTGGTTGTATTGTCGAATGATCGTATTGAGTCAATTGATATTGATACTGAAGGTGAATCAGAAGGCATTGCTGATGTGGTATTTAAACGTATTCCATCACAAATTCTTGAAGGACAAACTCTTAATGTGGATATTTTATCAGGTGCCTCCGTCACCAGTAATGGTGTGATTGATGGTGTGGCTAAAGCAATTAAGATGGCTGGTGCTAATCCTGATGTTTTACGTAAACGACCAAAAGCTCCAAGTGCGATTGATAATAGCGATGTGCAATATGAAACTGATGTGGTTGTCGTGGGTGCTGGTGGTGCTGGTTTATCCGCTGCAGCAAGTGTTTTACAAGAAGGTAAAAAAGTTATAGTTGTTGAAAAGTTCCCTGCTGTCGGTGGTAATACTGTCCGTACGGGAGGACCAATGAATGCGGCCAATCCTAAATGGCAAAATACGTTTGCTGCTATTGCTGGTGAGAGTCATACTTTACAAGAAATTGCCACAATGGATGAGTCGACTATTGATTCTGAATATCTTGATGATTTTAAAATATTAAGACAGCAAATTAATGATTATCTGGCTGAAAATAAAGATAAGACCGGTTATTTATTTGATTCTGCGTTGTTGCATCGTATCCAAACCTATCTTGGCGGTAAAAGAACTGACCAGTTAGGCAATGTAATTTATGGTCAATACGATTTAGTTAAAATTTTAACTGATGAAGCGTTAGATTCCGTTAAATGGTTGGAAGATATTGGTGTTGAATTTGATAAACATGATGTGACAATGCCTGTTGGGGCATTATGGCGTAGAGGTCATAAACCACTAAAAAGTGAAGGTTATGCTTATGTCTCAGCGTTACAAAAATATGTTGAAGAGCATGGTGGTATAATCATTACTGATACAGCAGTAAAAGAGCTAATTGTTGAAAATGGACAAGTTGCAGGAGTGATTGGCAGTGGTTTAAATGGTAAAAAAGTTACTGTGAAAGCTGATGCAGTTATTTTAGCTTCTGGTGGTTTTGGTGCTAATACCAAAATGTTAAAAGAATATAATACTTATTGGACAGAAATTGACGATGATATTAAAACATCTAATTCGCCTGCTATTACTGGTGACGGTATTGTTTTAGGTCAAAGTGTTGGAGCTGATCTTGTTGGTATGGGCTTTTCACAAATGATGCCTGTTTCTGATCCTGAAACAGGTGCGTTGTTTAGTGGATTACAAGTTCCTCCTCAAAACTTCATTATGGTTAATAAGCAAGGTAGGCGTTTTGTTAATGAGTATGGTAGTCGAGACAAACTTACCCAAGCTGCAATTGATAATGGTGGGTTATTTTATTTAATTGCTGATGAAGCAATCAAGAAAACTGCTTATAACACTTCTCAAGAAAAAATTGATAAACAAATTGCGGCTGGCACATTATTTTGTGCTAATACTTTAGAAGAGTTAGCACAAAAACTGGGTATGGATGCAAACGTCTTCAAACAGACTATAACTAATTATAATAGTTATGTTGATGCTGGAAACGATCCTGAATTTGGAAAAGATGTTTTTGATTTAAAAGTCCAAATTCCTCCATTTTATGCTACACCAAGAAAACCAGCTGTTCATCATACTATGGGTGGACTAAGGATTGATACACAAACCCATGTGTTAGATAAATCAGGACAAAAAATTAAAGGCTTATATGCCGCAGGTGAAGTTGCTGGCGGTATTCATGCAGGTAATAGGCTTGGTGGTAATTCATTAACCGATATTTTCACTTTCGGTCGAATTGCTGGCAAGACTGCATTAAAGGATATAAATCTAAGAATGGAGTCTAATAATGGTAAAAGCGAAAAATTATGTTAA